The proteins below are encoded in one region of Rhizobacter sp.:
- a CDS encoding efflux RND transporter periplasmic adaptor subunit — translation MTVRPAPLMLSTLALTLLSALVLSLAGCSGGGEAQAAAPAGAPPAPPVSVAAVVSKKVLELQEFSGRIEAVESAQIRARVPGTIEAVKFKPGALVNKGDVLFVIDPRSYQAEVARLEAAVASARAKAEHANAEFERSKLLKADNAISQRDFDERASNARQLAANAKADEAALASAKLNLDFSVVRAPISGRIGKAEVTEGNLVDSSVVLTSIVSIDPVYVSFDGDESTFLQVGALARKGGPGVKVQAGLANETGYPHEGKLDFVDNRIDPVSGTVRMRAVLRNADASLVPGLFVRVQVGTDGKGEALLINDTAVGTDQNRKYVYVVGAENKAEYRVVTLGPLVDGLRVARSGLKPGERIVVNGLQRVRPGAPITPEVVPMVTAAASAPVRQ, via the coding sequence ATGACCGTCCGTCCCGCCCCCTTGATGTTGTCCACCCTGGCCTTGACGCTGCTCTCGGCCCTGGTGCTGTCGCTGGCCGGCTGTTCGGGCGGTGGCGAGGCCCAGGCCGCCGCGCCTGCGGGCGCGCCGCCCGCCCCGCCTGTCAGCGTGGCAGCAGTTGTCTCCAAGAAGGTGCTGGAGCTGCAGGAGTTCTCCGGCCGCATCGAGGCGGTGGAGTCGGCCCAGATCCGCGCCCGGGTGCCCGGCACCATCGAGGCGGTGAAGTTCAAGCCCGGCGCGCTGGTGAACAAGGGCGACGTGCTCTTCGTCATCGACCCGCGCAGCTACCAGGCCGAGGTGGCGCGCCTCGAAGCGGCCGTGGCCAGTGCCCGCGCCAAGGCCGAGCACGCCAACGCCGAGTTCGAGCGCTCCAAGCTGCTCAAGGCCGACAACGCGATCTCGCAACGCGATTTCGACGAGCGTGCATCCAACGCCCGCCAGCTCGCGGCGAATGCCAAGGCCGACGAGGCCGCGCTCGCGTCTGCCAAGCTGAACCTCGACTTCTCGGTGGTGCGCGCCCCCATCTCGGGCCGCATCGGCAAGGCCGAGGTCACCGAGGGCAACCTCGTCGACAGCAGCGTGGTGCTCACCTCCATCGTCTCCATCGACCCGGTGTACGTGAGCTTCGACGGCGACGAGTCGACCTTCCTGCAGGTCGGCGCGCTGGCCCGCAAGGGCGGCCCCGGCGTGAAGGTGCAGGCGGGTCTCGCCAACGAGACCGGCTACCCGCACGAGGGCAAGCTCGATTTCGTCGACAACCGCATTGACCCCGTCTCGGGCACGGTGCGCATGCGCGCGGTGCTGCGCAACGCCGATGCGTCGCTCGTGCCCGGCCTCTTCGTCCGCGTGCAGGTGGGCACCGACGGCAAGGGTGAGGCCCTGCTCATCAACGACACCGCCGTCGGCACCGACCAAAACCGCAAGTACGTCTACGTCGTGGGCGCCGAGAACAAGGCCGAGTACCGCGTGGTCACGCTGGGCCCGCTGGTCGATGGCCTGCGCGTGGCGCGCTCGGGCTTGAAGCCCGGCGAGCGCATCGTCGTCAACGGCCTGCAGCGTGTGCGGCCGGGTGCGCCGATCACGCCGGAGGTGGTGCCGATGGTCACCGCCGCTGCCAGCGCGCCCGTTCGCCAGTAA
- a CDS encoding LysR family transcriptional regulator: MDQLRAMQAFVGVVDTGGFTSAAELLNMPKATLSAAVAELEAHLKVRLLHRTTRKVTVTADGAAYYERCVRILEDLRDAEESLSSKQGSPHGKLRVDVSTAVASRLLIPLLHTFLERYPDIELELGCSDRPLNLLSEGIDCALRVGEVQDPSVVVRRVGTMQLVTCATPAYLAKHGRPEHPHDLKKHVCLNYFSMRTGQVFDWEFNRDKERVVLTVDSPLTLNDSNAYIDACLAGLGVGRLPTYMFHQYPSCGALELVMCEWLSDDMPFLVAYPSNRHLSSKVRVFVDWVAETLEHHTGMQMCEKAKAVHEKNQQRQMLELGVMSTPA; the protein is encoded by the coding sequence ATGGACCAGTTGCGCGCGATGCAGGCCTTCGTCGGGGTGGTCGACACGGGTGGCTTCACCAGTGCGGCCGAGCTGCTCAACATGCCCAAGGCCACGCTCTCGGCGGCCGTGGCCGAGCTGGAGGCGCACCTGAAAGTGCGGCTGCTGCACCGGACGACGCGCAAGGTGACCGTCACCGCCGACGGCGCCGCCTACTACGAGCGCTGCGTGCGCATCCTCGAAGACTTGCGTGACGCCGAAGAGTCGCTCTCGTCCAAGCAAGGCTCACCGCACGGCAAGCTGCGGGTGGACGTGAGCACGGCGGTGGCGAGCCGGCTGCTCATCCCCCTGCTGCACACCTTCCTCGAGCGCTACCCCGACATCGAGCTCGAGCTCGGCTGCAGCGACCGCCCGCTCAACCTCTTGAGCGAAGGCATCGATTGCGCCCTGCGCGTGGGTGAGGTGCAGGACCCGTCGGTGGTGGTGCGCCGCGTGGGCACGATGCAGCTCGTGACCTGCGCCACGCCGGCGTATCTCGCCAAGCACGGCCGGCCCGAGCACCCGCACGACCTGAAGAAGCACGTGTGCCTGAACTACTTCTCCATGCGCACCGGCCAGGTGTTCGACTGGGAGTTCAACCGCGACAAGGAGCGCGTGGTGCTCACCGTCGACAGCCCGCTCACGCTCAACGACTCCAACGCCTACATCGACGCTTGCCTGGCCGGCCTGGGTGTCGGCCGCCTGCCGACCTACATGTTCCACCAGTACCCGAGCTGCGGTGCGCTGGAGCTCGTGATGTGCGAATGGCTGTCGGACGACATGCCCTTCCTCGTGGCCTACCCGTCGAACCGGCACCTCTCATCGAAGGTGCGCGTGTTCGTCGACTGGGTGGCCGAGACGCTGGAGCACCACACCGGCATGCAGATGTGCGAGAAGGCCAAAGCCGTGCACGAGAAGAATCAGCAGCGCCAGATGCTGGAACTCGGCGTCATGTCGACGCCCGCCTGA